The Cryptococcus decagattii chromosome 1, complete sequence genome includes a region encoding these proteins:
- a CDS encoding homocitrate synthase, mitochondrial yields MCPPADEPINNGADQEMVAIETNTPHISSSSASQVNGAAGTAQAQPPAVKTHKGLYGRASDFLSNTSNWKIIESTLREGEQFANAFFTLETKIKIAKMLDEFGVEYIELTSPAASPESRAHCEAICNLGLKRTKILTHIRCHMDDARLAVETGVDGVDVVIGTSSFLREHSHGKDMTWITKTAIEVIEFVKSKGIEIRFSSEDSFRSELVDLLSIYRTVDKIGVNRVGVADTVGCADARQVYELVRTLRGVVSCDIETHFHNDTGCAIANAYAALEAGATHVDTSILGIGERNGITPLGGLIARMMVADPEYVKSKYNLSMLRELENFVAEAVEVQVPFNNYITGFCAFTHKAGIHAKAILANPSTYEILNPADFGMTRYVSIGHRLTGWNAVKSRVEQLNLKLNDEQVKDATAKIKELADVRTQSMEDVDMILRIYHTGIQSGDLKVGQSAVLDRLLEKHMPSRDNSPSARSVNADGTPAKRQRVGEPSA; encoded by the exons ATGTGCCCTCCCGCAGACGAGCCCATCAACAATGGCGCCGACCAGGAAATGGTCGCCATCGAAACCAACACCCCTCacatctcctcttcctccgccaGCCAAGTCAACGGGGCCGCTGGTACCGCCCAGGCTCAGCCCCCTGCTGTCAAGACCCACAAGGGTTTGTATGGCCGTGCTTCCGACTTCTTAAGCAACACTTCCAACTGGAAG ATCATTGAGTCCACATTGCGAGAAGGAGAGCAGTTCGCCAATGCTTTCTTCACTCTTGAGACCAAGATTAAGATCGCCAAGAT GCTTGATGAGTTTGGTGTCGAGTACATTGAGCTTACTTCCCCTGCGGCCTCTCCCGAATCCCGTGCCCACTGTGAGGCCATCTGCAACCTTGGTTTGAAGAGGACCAAGATTTTAACCCACATTCGATGCCACATGGACGATGCCCGATTGGCTGTTGAGACTGGTGTTGACGGTGTTGACGTTGTCATCGgtacttcttctttcttgagGGAGCACTCTCACGGTAAGGACATGACTTGGATTACCAAGAC CGCTATCGAGGTTATTGAGTTCGTCAAGTCCAAGGGTATTGAGATCCGATTCTCCTCTGAAGACTCTTTCCGATCCGAACTCGTCGATTTGCTCTCCATTTACCGAACCGTGGACAAGATTGGTGTCAACCGAGTTGGTGTTGCCGACACTGTTGGTTGCGCCGATGCCCGACAGGTTTACGAACTCGTGAGGACATTGCGAGGCGTTGTCAGCTGTGACATTGAAACTCACTTCCACAACGACACTGGTTGTG CTATCGCCAACGCCTACGCTGCCCTTGAGGCCGGTGCTACCCACGTCGACACCTCTATC CTCGGTATTGGCGAGCGAAATGGTATCACCCCTCTTGGCGGTCTTATTGCCCGAATGATGGTTGCCGACCCGGAGTATGTTAAGAGCAAGTACAACCTCTCTATGCTCCGAGAGCTCGAAAATTTCGTTGCCGAGGCCGTTGAGGTTCAGGTCCCTTT CAACAACTACATCACCGGTTTCTGTGCCTTCACCCACAAGGCTGGTATCCATGCCAAGGCCATCCTTGCTAACCCTTCCACCTACGAGATCCTCAACCCCGCCGACTTTGGTATGACTCGATACGTCTCTATCGGTCACCGATTGACCGGTTGGAACGCCGTTAAGAGCCGAGTCGAGCAACTCAATCTTAAGCTTAACGATGAACAG GTCAAGGACGCTACTGCCAAGATCAAGGAGCTCGCCGACGTTCGAACACAATCTATGGAGGACGTCGACATGATCCTCCGTATTTACCACACTGGTATCCAGAGTGGTGACCTTAAGGTCGGCCAGTCCGCCGTCCTCGACCGATTGCTCGAGAAGCACATGCCCTCAAGAGATAACTCTCCCAGCGCCAGGTCCGTCAACGCTGACGGTACTCCCGCCAAGCGTCAGCGAGTCGGAGAGCCTTCTGCTTAG
- a CDS encoding flap endonuclease 1: protein MGIKGLTGLLSENAPKCMKDHEMKTLFGRKVAIDASMSIYQFLIAVRQQDGQMLMNDSGDVTSHLMGFFYRTIRMVDHGIKPCYIFDGKPPELKGSVLAKRFARREEAKEGEEEAKETGTAEDVDKLARRQVRVTREHNEDCKKLLSLMGIPVVTAPGEAEAQCAELARAGKVYAAGSEDMDTLTFNSPILLRHLTFSEAKKMPISEIHLDVALRDLEMSMDQFIELCILLGCDYLEPCKGIGPKTALKLMREHGTLGKVVEHIRGKMAEKAEEIKAAAEEEAEAEAEAEKYDSDPESEEGGETMINSDGEEVPAPSKPKSPKRKTPAKKKKVASSGMQIPEFWPWEEAKQLFLKPDVVNGDDLVLEWKQPDTEGLVEFLCRDKGFNEERVRGGAAKLSKMLAAKQQGRLDGFFTVKPKVPATKDAGKGKGKDTKGEKRKAEEKGAAKKKTKK from the exons ATGGGTATAAAAG GTCTTACCGGTCTGCTGAGTGAAAACGCTCCCAAATGTATGAAGGACCATGAAATGAAGACA TTATTTGGAAGAAAGGTCGCTATTGATGCGTCCATGTCTATTTACCAGTTCCTTATCGCTGTTAGACAACAAGACGGTCAAATGCTGATGAATGACAGTGGAGACGTGACGAG TCACCTGATGGGTTTCTTTTACCGAACTATAAGAATGGTAGATCATGGTATCAAACCGTGTTATATCTTTGACGGTAAACCGCCAGAGCTCAAGGGCTCAGTC CTTGCTAAACGTTTCGCTCGCCGAGAAGAAgcgaaagaaggagaagaagaagcaaaggaGACTGGTACAGCGGAGGATGTTGACAAGCTTGCCCGAAGACAAGTGCGAGTGACGCGTGAACACAACGAAGACTGTAAAAAACTTTTGAGTTTGATGGGTATCCCCGTTGTCACC GCACCTGGCGAAGCCGAAGCACAATGTGCAGAACTTGCTCGAGCTGGCAAGGTCTACGCAGCTGGTTCAGAGGATATGGATACTCTTACCTTCAACTCTCCTATCCTTTTGCGACACTTGACTTTTAGCGAGGCTAAGAAGATGCCTATTTCGGAGATTCATCTTGATGTTGCCCTTCGAGATCTTGAAATGTCAATGGATCAA TTCATTGAATTATGTATCCTCCTTGGTTGCGATTATCTTGAGCCATGTAAGGGAATAGGACCCAAGACCGCTCTCAAACTCATGCGCGAGCATGGTACCCTTGGAAAGGTTGTAGAACACATCCGGGGAAAGATGGCCGAAAAGGCTGAAGAAATTAAGGCCGCcgcagaagaggaagctgaagcagaagcagaagcCGAAAAATACGATTCTGATCCAGAAAGCGAGGAGGGAGGGGAGACGATGATCAACTCggatggggaagaagtCCCGGCACCTTCAAAACCCAAAAGTCCTAAGAGAAAGACGCcagcgaagaagaagaaggttgcGAGCTCTGGTATGCAAATTCCAGAGTTCTGGCCATGGGAGGAAGCAAAGCAGTTATTTTTGAAGCCTGATGTAGTCAATGGAGATGATTTGGTTTTGGAATGGAAGCAACCCGATACGGAAGGGTTAGTGGAGTTCTTGTGCAGAGACAAGGGATTCAA CGAGGAAAGAGTACGTGGGGGTGCTGCAAAGCTCTCCAAGATGCTCGCTGCTAAGCAGCAAGGTCGTTTGGACGGGTTTTTCACGGTAAAGCCCAAGGTGCCCGCGACGAAGGACGCTGGGAAGGGTAAAGGAAAAGATACGAAGGGAGAGAAACGAAAGGCGGAGGAAAAGGGCGCTGCGAAAAAGAAGACTAAGAAGTAG
- a CDS encoding long chronological lifespan protein 2 yields the protein MKFVLLALAILSFPLAFAQFGHFFQQGFPFGGGFQQQQQQQEQHAPGRQHKGWTESERVHCRAGYVCPASLACVPTPADCPCPYPEDIKCVIPDNRPRDEGEGPPFVCVRGDTGCAQVLEFSKPI from the exons ATGAAATTTGTGCTGCTGGCTCTAGCTATTTTATCCTTCCCACTGGCATTCGCCCAGTTCGGGCACTTCTTCCAGCAGGGTTTCCCTTTCGGTGGAGGCTttcagcagcaacaacagcaacaggAGCAGCACGCTCCTGGGAGACAACACAAGGGATGGACAGAGAGTGAAAGAG TGCACTGTCGAGCAGGATATGTCTGCCCTGCTTCTTTAGCTTGCGTCCCAACTCCGGCGGATTGTCCTTGCCCTTATCC TGAGGATATCAAATGTGTCATTCCTGACAACCGACCTAGAGATGAGGGCGAAGGACCACCTTTCGTTTGCGTGAGAGGTGACACAGGCTGCGCTCAGGTCTTGGAATTTTCAAAACCAATATGA